In a single window of the Pseudomonas oryzihabitans genome:
- a CDS encoding ATPase domain-containing protein has protein sequence MNRLERVVTGIQGLDEILKGGLVAGASYVIQGRPGSGKSIMANQIAFNHVRGGGRVLFATMLSETHERMFQFFSTLDFFDRSCIGDQVQYLSAFDTMEGEGLDEVVRLLRREISRQKASLLVVDGLLNARSRAETPIDTKKFIAELQGHAAFAGCTVIFLTSARLEDGSPEHTMVDGVLDLHEEDIGSRSIRRMALRKTRGSGALSGFHEFTISNAGITVFPRLETLYRDPSAGATYRVGHQRVTSGVASLDAMIENGLPESSTTLLMGPSGAGKTSICLNFLAACTPEAPGLMFSFYEPPERLQLKANALGLDLAGRIDEGALHMHWQPTTELRLDEVGLKLLALVKQHGIKRLVIDSLGAIARFALPQGRLIEYFSALLNELRTQGVTVLATWELRDVFGADIAAPAPELSSMVDNLILLRFVEAEAEIKRVLSILKVRDSLYDPSLREMVIDDSGIELKKAFKDMVKVLSGSAMPSIQP, from the coding sequence GGGTCGTCCGGGTTCCGGCAAATCGATCATGGCCAATCAGATCGCCTTCAATCATGTGCGTGGCGGTGGCCGGGTGCTGTTCGCGACCATGCTGTCGGAAACTCACGAGCGGATGTTCCAGTTCTTTTCCACACTGGATTTCTTCGATCGTTCCTGCATCGGGGATCAGGTCCAGTACCTGAGTGCCTTCGATACCATGGAAGGCGAAGGGCTGGATGAGGTCGTGCGGCTCTTGCGGCGAGAAATCAGCCGGCAGAAGGCCAGTCTTTTGGTGGTGGACGGCCTGCTCAATGCCCGCTCGCGCGCGGAAACGCCCATCGACACCAAGAAGTTCATCGCCGAACTGCAGGGGCACGCGGCCTTCGCCGGCTGTACGGTAATCTTTCTCACCAGCGCTCGCCTCGAAGACGGCAGTCCGGAACACACCATGGTCGATGGCGTGCTGGATCTGCACGAAGAGGACATCGGCAGTCGCAGTATCCGCCGTATGGCGCTGCGCAAGACCCGCGGTAGCGGAGCCCTGTCGGGTTTTCACGAATTCACCATCTCCAATGCCGGCATCACGGTGTTTCCACGGCTGGAAACCCTGTATCGAGATCCCTCGGCCGGGGCAACCTACCGCGTCGGTCACCAGCGGGTGACCAGCGGCGTGGCCTCGCTGGATGCGATGATCGAAAACGGGTTGCCGGAAAGTTCGACCACGCTGCTCATGGGGCCTTCGGGGGCCGGCAAGACGTCCATCTGCCTGAACTTCCTGGCCGCCTGCACGCCCGAGGCACCCGGTCTGATGTTCAGCTTCTATGAGCCGCCGGAGCGGCTGCAGCTCAAGGCCAATGCCCTAGGGCTCGATCTGGCCGGCCGTATCGACGAGGGCGCGCTGCATATGCACTGGCAGCCCACGACCGAATTGCGCCTTGATGAGGTAGGTCTGAAGCTGCTCGCGCTGGTCAAGCAGCATGGCATCAAGCGGCTGGTGATCGACAGTCTGGGCGCCATTGCCCGCTTCGCCCTGCCACAGGGGCGGCTCATCGAATACTTCAGCGCGTTACTGAACGAGCTGCGTACCCAGGGCGTCACAGTTCTAGCCACCTGGGAATTACGGGACGTGTTCGGCGCGGATATAGCAGCGCCGGCCCCCGAACTTTCCAGCATGGTGGACAATCTGATCTTGCTGCGATTCGTCGAGGCTGAGGCGGAGATCAAAAGAGTCCTGTCCATCCTCAAGGTGCGGGATAGCCTTTATGACCCCTCGCTACGTGAGATGGTGATAGACGATTCGGGAATCGAACTGAAAAAGGCGTTCAAAGACATGGTGAAGGTGCTTTCAGGTTCAGCCATGCCCTCAATACAACCATGA
- the cadR gene encoding Cd(II)/Pb(II)-responsive transcriptional regulator: MKIGELAKRTDCAVETIRYYEREGLLSPAARSSSNYRSYDESHVERLVFVRHCRSLDMTLEEIRALLALRDTSEPGCAQVDALIGAHLHHVEVRIRELDQLREQLVTLRRQCQGEGEGDRCGILRELGQPAAPSSTTASCSAAGHAHVPGTHRLQD, from the coding sequence ATGAAGATCGGCGAATTGGCCAAGCGTACCGACTGCGCGGTCGAGACCATCAGATACTATGAGCGTGAGGGGCTGCTGAGTCCTGCCGCCCGCAGCAGCAGCAATTACCGTAGTTACGACGAGAGCCACGTCGAGCGACTGGTCTTCGTACGTCATTGCCGCTCTCTTGACATGACCCTGGAAGAGATCCGCGCGTTGCTGGCCCTGCGCGATACCAGCGAACCCGGCTGTGCCCAGGTGGATGCCCTGATCGGTGCTCATCTGCACCATGTCGAGGTGCGCATCCGCGAGCTGGATCAGCTACGCGAGCAACTGGTGACCCTGAGGCGCCAGTGCCAGGGGGAAGGCGAAGGAGATCGCTGCGGGATCCTGCGCGAACTCGGCCAGCCGGCGGCGCCGTCATCGACCACCGCCAGTTGCAGTGCGGCCGGGCATGCCCATGTGCCCGGCACTCACCGCTTGCAGGATTAG
- the rimO gene encoding 30S ribosomal protein S12 methylthiotransferase RimO yields the protein MQTSAPKVGFVSLGCPKATVDSERILTQLRMEGYEIVPTYEDADVVVVNTCGFIDSAKAESLDAIGEAIAENGKVIVTGCMGVDEGNIRGVHPSVLAVTGPQQYEQVVSAVHEVVPPQLEHNPLIDLVPPQGIKLTPRHYAYLKISEGCNHSCSFCIIPSMRGKLVSRPVGDVLSEAERLVKAGVKELLVISQDTSAYGVDLKYRLDFWNGQPVKTRMLELCEALSGMGVWVRLHYVYPYPNVDDVIPLMAAGKLLPYLDIPFQHASPKVLKSMKRPAFEDKTLARIKRWREICPELTIRSTFIVGFPGETEEDFQYLLDWLTEAQLDRVGCFQYSPVEGAPANELGLEPVPDEIKQDRWERFMAHQQAISAARLQLKVGREIEVLIDEVDDQGAIGRSYADAPEIDGNVYVDSATPLKPGDKVWVRVTDADEYDLWAEVI from the coding sequence ATCCAAACGTCCGCCCCCAAGGTCGGTTTCGTCAGCCTCGGCTGCCCCAAGGCCACCGTCGATTCCGAACGCATCCTCACCCAGCTGCGCATGGAAGGCTACGAGATCGTACCGACCTATGAAGACGCCGACGTGGTGGTGGTCAACACCTGTGGCTTCATCGACAGCGCCAAGGCCGAGTCCCTGGATGCCATTGGCGAGGCCATCGCCGAGAACGGCAAGGTGATCGTCACCGGGTGCATGGGCGTGGACGAGGGCAATATCCGCGGCGTCCATCCCAGTGTGCTGGCAGTGACCGGTCCGCAGCAGTACGAGCAGGTGGTCAGCGCCGTGCACGAGGTGGTGCCGCCACAGCTGGAGCACAATCCGCTGATCGATCTGGTGCCGCCCCAGGGCATCAAGCTGACCCCGCGCCACTACGCCTACCTGAAGATTTCCGAAGGCTGCAACCACAGCTGCAGCTTCTGCATCATCCCCTCCATGCGCGGCAAGCTGGTCAGCCGCCCGGTGGGCGATGTGCTGTCCGAGGCCGAGCGGCTGGTCAAGGCGGGCGTGAAGGAGCTGCTGGTGATCTCCCAGGACACCAGCGCCTACGGCGTCGACCTCAAGTACCGGCTGGACTTCTGGAACGGCCAGCCGGTCAAGACGCGCATGCTGGAACTCTGCGAGGCGCTGTCGGGCATGGGGGTCTGGGTGCGCCTGCATTATGTCTACCCCTACCCCAATGTCGACGACGTCATCCCGCTGATGGCCGCCGGCAAGCTGCTGCCCTACCTGGACATCCCCTTCCAGCACGCCAGCCCCAAGGTACTCAAGTCCATGAAGCGCCCGGCCTTCGAGGACAAGACCCTGGCGCGCATCAAGCGCTGGCGGGAGATCTGCCCGGAGCTGACCATCCGCTCTACCTTCATCGTCGGCTTTCCCGGCGAGACCGAGGAAGACTTCCAGTACCTGCTGGATTGGCTGACCGAAGCCCAGCTGGATCGCGTCGGCTGCTTCCAGTATTCGCCCGTTGAGGGCGCACCGGCCAACGAGCTGGGCCTGGAGCCTGTTCCGGACGAGATCAAGCAGGATCGTTGGGAACGCTTCATGGCGCATCAGCAGGCCATTTCCGCGGCGCGGCTACAACTCAAGGTAGGTCGTGAGATCGAGGTGCTGATCGACGAGGTGGACGATCAGGGCGCGATCGGCCGCTCCTATGCCGATGCCCCGGAAATCGACGGCAACGTCTATGTCGACAGCGCGACTCCGCTCAAGCCGGGCGACAAGGTCTGGGTGCGGGTCACCGACGCCGATGAATACGATCTCTGGGCGGAAGTGATCTAA
- a CDS encoding CsbD family protein has translation MNTDQIIGNAKDATGKVQDSFGAATGNTDWQAEGKSRQLEGKLQEQYGQAVDCARNVTADKPFTALAVAGGIGFVLGVLLSRS, from the coding sequence ATGAATACCGATCAGATCATAGGCAATGCCAAGGACGCTACCGGCAAGGTCCAGGATAGCTTTGGTGCCGCCACCGGCAACACCGACTGGCAAGCCGAGGGCAAGTCCCGTCAGCTGGAGGGCAAACTGCAGGAGCAGTATGGCCAGGCTGTCGATTGCGCACGCAACGTGACGGCCGACAAACCCTTTACCGCACTGGCCGTGGCCGGTGGCATCGGTTTCGTCCTCGGCGTACTGCTGTCGCGCTCCTGA
- a CDS encoding response regulator codes for MTTILVVDDEFLIADILAFALEDEGYMVVKASNGRRALDVFDRELPSLVITDFMMPVMNGRELAEALRERQGLQHLPIILMSGAQAHLAQESSELFDAVFQKPFNIGDIVETVRKHLLTLNQ; via the coding sequence ATGACGACGATACTGGTAGTCGATGACGAATTTCTGATAGCGGACATCCTGGCCTTCGCTCTTGAAGACGAAGGCTACATGGTGGTCAAGGCGAGCAACGGTCGCCGAGCGCTAGACGTATTCGATCGCGAACTACCGTCGCTGGTCATCACCGATTTCATGATGCCGGTGATGAATGGCCGCGAGCTCGCAGAAGCGCTACGTGAACGTCAGGGCCTGCAGCACCTTCCCATCATCCTGATGAGTGGCGCTCAGGCGCATCTGGCGCAGGAGAGTTCCGAGCTGTTCGACGCCGTCTTCCAGAAGCCCTTCAATATCGGCGACATCGTGGAGACGGTACGCAAGCATCTCCTCACCCTCAATCAGTGA